A genomic segment from Nodularia sphaerocarpa UHCC 0038 encodes:
- a CDS encoding glycosyltransferase family 4 protein, giving the protein MKLKKEINKKVKSPSISMVSADEYEDCVKVEQSIKLSVVTQFFPPDYAATGQLIEELVKELGTQGVSIEVFTSQPGYAFSLSKAPCLERVDGIKIQRSRSAQLFPGRIRGKLLNGILYTLRTLVHLLRAGGRNNVLLVTTAPPFLPIVGYLANLFFKLPYVCIIYDLYPDIVVSLGVVSKDHWVAKLWRAINQRVWLKAKGIVVLSPEMKQRVLEHCPQVAHKVSVIHSWANPELIVPIPKEENWFAWKHNLVNKFTVLYSGNMGRCHDIDTLLKAAIELQNEPVQFVCIGGGAKREELIAQVNELGLNNFTFLPYQDKKDLPYSLTSGDLSLVSINSASESLVLPSKLYSALASGRPLAVVCSPYSSLRQIIAEAECGAAFDYGDGHGLAEFIRLLQRNQQLGEQMGNAACQYLQSHFTPKIIAQQYLDVLRQALNIQEI; this is encoded by the coding sequence ATGAAACTCAAAAAAGAGATTAATAAAAAGGTAAAATCGCCATCGATTTCTATGGTATCAGCAGATGAATATGAGGATTGTGTCAAAGTTGAGCAATCAATTAAGTTATCTGTAGTTACACAGTTTTTTCCCCCAGACTATGCTGCTACCGGACAATTGATTGAGGAACTTGTCAAGGAGTTAGGGACGCAAGGGGTAAGTATTGAGGTTTTTACCAGTCAGCCTGGATATGCTTTTAGCTTAAGTAAGGCTCCATGTTTAGAACGTGTTGATGGGATTAAGATCCAGCGATCGCGTAGCGCTCAACTGTTTCCAGGCAGAATCCGTGGTAAGCTTTTAAATGGAATATTATATACTTTACGTACTTTAGTACATTTATTGAGAGCAGGGGGGCGAAACAATGTACTATTAGTAACTACAGCCCCACCTTTCTTGCCAATTGTGGGTTACTTAGCCAACCTCTTCTTCAAATTGCCCTATGTTTGTATAATATATGATCTTTACCCAGATATTGTGGTCTCGCTGGGTGTAGTGTCTAAGGATCACTGGGTAGCAAAACTTTGGCGGGCCATTAATCAGCGAGTTTGGCTCAAGGCTAAAGGCATTGTAGTTCTCAGTCCTGAGATGAAACAACGGGTTTTAGAACACTGTCCGCAAGTGGCGCATAAAGTTTCTGTGATTCATAGCTGGGCTAACCCGGAATTGATAGTACCCATTCCTAAAGAAGAAAACTGGTTTGCTTGGAAGCACAACTTAGTGAACAAATTCACTGTGCTTTATTCTGGTAATATGGGTCGGTGTCACGATATAGATACTTTATTAAAGGCTGCTATAGAACTGCAAAATGAGCCAGTGCAGTTTGTGTGTATTGGTGGGGGAGCCAAACGCGAAGAATTAATTGCACAAGTCAATGAATTAGGGCTAAATAATTTTACATTTTTACCTTATCAAGATAAAAAAGATTTGCCCTATTCTCTCACCTCTGGCGATTTGTCTTTGGTGAGTATTAACTCAGCCAGTGAAAGTTTAGTTTTACCAAGCAAGCTGTACTCAGCATTAGCAAGCGGGAGGCCATTGGCAGTAGTTTGTTCACCCTACTCAAGCTTAAGACAAATAATTGCCGAAGCCGAATGTGGTGCAGCCTTTGATTATGGTGATGGTCATGGACTGGCTGAATTTATCCGCTTGCTTCAGCGTAACCAACAACTAGGGGAGCAGATGGGTAATGCAGCTTGCCAGTATCTCCAATCTCACTTTACACCTAAAATCATCGCTCAACAATACCTGGATGTTTTGCGTCAGGCGTTGAATATTCAAGAGATTTAA
- a CDS encoding ABC transporter permease: MNSPKSVPQQELVIEAGRTEQQYWQDLWRYRELFYFLAWRDILVRYKQTAIGIVWALIRPFLTMVVFTVVFGQLAKLPSEDAPYPILVFSAMLPWQFFANSLSECSNSLIGNANLISKVYFPRLIVPTSAVVVSFVDFMISGMILLALMAWYNFIPTWRILTLPLFIGIAFAASIGAGLWLASLNVQYRDFRFIVPFIVQFGLYISPVGFSSSIVPQEWRFFYSLNPIVGVIDGFRWAILGGDSHLYLPGFLLSLGLVALLLISGIWYFRKMERKFADVI; encoded by the coding sequence ATGAATAGTCCAAAAAGTGTTCCGCAGCAAGAGTTAGTAATTGAAGCTGGACGCACAGAGCAACAGTATTGGCAAGATTTATGGCGCTATAGAGAATTATTTTATTTTCTGGCTTGGCGTGACATTTTAGTGAGATATAAGCAAACAGCAATTGGTATTGTTTGGGCATTAATTCGTCCATTCCTGACGATGGTAGTGTTTACAGTTGTATTTGGTCAATTAGCAAAGTTACCATCAGAGGATGCGCCTTATCCTATTCTCGTATTTTCAGCGATGTTACCTTGGCAGTTTTTCGCTAATTCCCTCTCAGAGTGCAGCAATAGTTTAATCGGCAATGCTAATTTGATTTCTAAGGTGTACTTTCCCCGGTTGATAGTGCCGACAAGCGCAGTGGTAGTTAGCTTTGTAGACTTTATGATTTCCGGAATGATTTTGTTGGCGTTAATGGCATGGTATAATTTTATTCCCACTTGGCGAATTTTGACGCTACCGCTATTTATTGGTATCGCCTTTGCTGCTTCCATTGGGGCGGGATTATGGTTAGCTTCTTTGAATGTGCAGTATCGAGATTTCCGGTTTATTGTCCCGTTTATTGTCCAGTTTGGTTTGTATATTTCCCCTGTGGGATTTAGTAGTAGTATTGTTCCTCAAGAATGGAGATTTTTTTACTCATTAAATCCAATTGTCGGGGTAATTGATGGTTTCCGTTGGGCAATATTGGGGGGAGATTCGCATTTATATTTACCAGGGTTTTTGCTGTCTTTGGGATTAGTAGCTTTACTCTTAATTAGTGGTATTTGGTATTTCCGCAAGATGGAAAGAAAGTTTGCCGATGTGATTTAG
- a CDS encoding ABC transporter ATP-binding protein translates to MSDTVIRVENLSKKYIIGHQQQERYTALRDVIANKVKSLGSLIHPKAKVENPAFEDFWALKDVSFEIKQGDRVGIIGRNGAGKSTLLKILSRITEPTTGSIKIKGRVASLLEVGTGFHPELTGRENIFLNGAILGMGKEEIKRKFDEIVAFAEVEKFLDTPVKRYSSGMYVRLAFAVAAHLESEILIVDEVLAVGDAAFQKKCLGKMEDISGAEGRTVLFVSHNIAAIQNLCNMVAWLNGGKLIEKGIPKEIIPSYCSQGFSNKIQQTWENPKVAPGNEYVRLHHVKVESEKYNEEEIINVSSPLKIKFEYWSFLPNAELNISFVLYNQQGICVFNAISDPKIFSAGFVSAICYIPGNLLNNGIYKIRLLIVKDTSTILFCMDEALMFEVSDIERPFNWYGDWIGAVRPSFKWDFKFIDFNKSN, encoded by the coding sequence ATGTCTGATACAGTTATTCGCGTTGAGAATCTAAGTAAAAAATACATTATTGGTCATCAACAGCAGGAACGCTATACCGCACTGCGGGATGTGATAGCTAATAAAGTTAAGTCTCTTGGTAGTCTTATTCATCCTAAAGCCAAAGTTGAAAATCCTGCTTTTGAGGATTTTTGGGCTTTGAAGGATGTATCTTTTGAAATTAAGCAGGGGGATAGAGTTGGGATTATTGGCCGCAATGGTGCGGGTAAATCAACACTGTTAAAAATTCTTAGCCGCATTACTGAACCCACTACAGGAAGCATCAAAATTAAAGGCAGAGTTGCAAGTTTGTTGGAGGTGGGTACGGGGTTTCATCCAGAATTGACAGGAAGAGAGAATATATTTCTCAATGGGGCGATTCTGGGGATGGGTAAGGAGGAGATTAAGCGCAAGTTTGATGAAATTGTCGCGTTTGCAGAGGTGGAGAAGTTTTTAGATACGCCGGTGAAGCGGTATTCTTCAGGGATGTATGTGCGGTTGGCGTTTGCGGTGGCGGCGCATTTAGAGTCGGAGATTTTGATTGTGGATGAAGTTTTAGCTGTGGGGGATGCCGCATTTCAGAAGAAGTGTTTAGGAAAAATGGAGGATATATCAGGGGCTGAAGGTAGAACAGTTTTGTTTGTGAGTCATAACATTGCAGCTATCCAAAATCTTTGTAATATGGTCGCATGGCTTAATGGTGGCAAGCTGATAGAAAAAGGAATACCAAAAGAAATTATACCCAGTTATTGCTCTCAAGGTTTCTCTAATAAAATACAACAGACCTGGGAGAATCCTAAAGTAGCACCTGGGAATGAATATGTACGCTTACATCATGTTAAGGTGGAGTCAGAGAAATACAATGAAGAGGAAATAATTAATGTCTCCTCCCCACTCAAAATAAAATTTGAATACTGGAGCTTTTTACCTAATGCAGAACTCAACATAAGTTTTGTCTTATACAATCAGCAAGGTATTTGTGTATTTAATGCTATATCAGATCCTAAGATTTTTTCAGCAGGTTTCGTTTCTGCAATTTGCTACATTCCAGGAAATTTATTAAATAATGGCATCTACAAAATTAGGCTTTTAATAGTTAAAGATACTTCTACCATTTTGTTTTGCATGGATGAAGCTTTGATGTTTGAAGTAAGCGACATCGAAAGACCATTTAATTGGTATGGAGATTGGATTGGTGCTGTTCGTCCTTCGTTTAAATGGGATTTTAAGTTTATTGACTTTAATAAAAGTAATTAA